The proteins below are encoded in one region of Telopea speciosissima isolate NSW1024214 ecotype Mountain lineage chromosome 10, Tspe_v1, whole genome shotgun sequence:
- the LOC122642363 gene encoding 18.1 kDa class I heat shock protein-like yields MSIIPSFFNDRQTIYDLFNCPFSTSLSIPRSQFSNETAAFANARIDWKETPEAHIFKADLPGIKKEEVKVEVEEGRVLQISGERSKEQEEKSDHWHRVERSSGKFLRRFRLPENAKIDQVKAAMENGVLTVTVPKEEIKKAEVKTIEISS; encoded by the coding sequence ATGTCGATCATCCCAAGCTTCTTTAATGACCGGCAAACCATCTACGATCTATTCAACTGTCCCTTCTCAACTTCCCTATCTATTCCTCGCTCCCAATTCTCCAATGAAACAGCTGCGTTTGCCAATGCCCGAATCGATTGGAAGGAGACCCCAGAAGCCCATATCTTCAAAGCTGATCTTCCTGGTATCAAGAAGGAAGAAGTGAAGGTTGAAGTGGAAGAAGGCAGAGTTCTCCAGATCAGTGGAGAGAGGAGCAAAGAGCAGGAAGAGAAGAGTGACCATTGGCACCGGGTTGAGCGTAGCAGTGGCAAGTTCCTGCGCAGGTTCAGGTTGCCTGAGAATGCCAAGATCGATCAGGTGAAGGCTGCAATGGAGAATGGAGTGCTCACTGTCACCGTGCCcaaggaagaaataaagaaggcaGAGGTCAAAACCATTGAAATCTCTAGCTAG